The genomic DNA GCCCAAGAATCTGCCTGTGACCCATGCTGCCATGTGGACATGGGCCCTCCCTGGTCTTCCAGATGGAGTAGGAGGCAAATCCTCCCCTGTTTCCAGCTTTCCTCTGAACACAGCTAATCTGTGTCCGTGCTGATGTTTCTACCTGGAGATGGGACACAGGTACTGTTCTCTTGGTTCTTGGTCTACACGGATGGGGGTGATGTTTTCACTTCTGCCTCTTCTCAGTTAGGGAACCCCTCTGTGTCATAATCTCCCTTCCCAGTGTCCAAACCGGACATCTGACCAGCACGCAGGACTTTGCAGAAGAGGGTAACATGGTTAAGAGGATGTTGATGGTTACGGTGGGTGAGTCATAAAGAGAAAGCAGGAGCTGGGGATCCtagagggagagggcaggagaggtGATCTCAAGTTACCCACCCTGGCCAGGGCATCCGGCaagcagcccagcccagcccagtgtTCCGAGTATGGGCTCGGAAGCTGCCCCCCCATGAGCTCTGAGACCTTGAGCGGGTCACATAACTTctctaagactcagttttctcacttgtaaagtGGGGATCATAATGGGACTTACCTCAGTGGTGTGTTGTGTCGTAGGAAATAATGGCTGTGAATTCATTTCAGGCACTGGGCACAGCCTCACGCACAGAGCAGCCCCCAAACCCAGGCTGTCATGAAACTGTCAAGGAGGACCCTTGTGAGAACAAAGAGGGCAAACCGGCTGTGAGCACCACCCGGATACAAGTTGTTACTCCTTGTATGACGTTCAGTTGGAAAAGGTTGCAGGGGATGCCCTCGCTGGCACTGTGAGGCATCTGTGAAGTAGGAGTGGGTTGCGACAAGGACCGGAAATGGAAAGTGATGAAGCTGGAGCCCCGGAAGAACCGGAAATGAGGCCAGTCAATCAGGCAGACATGAATGAAGGTGAGGCTACAggtaagggggagggaagggggaccTATGCGCTAAGGGGGTTGGCTGCAGTGTCGCACTAAGCAGACAAAGTTGTAGTTAAACAAAAAACCTCCATGAAGATTACATGTAATCGCATGCTGCTTGGCCTTCTGCTGAATGTGATTATGCAAATGAATACATCTGTTATAAGACTACATTCACGAGCTCTGAGAATGACACCCGTCTTCCTTGGAGTAGATGATcagaattattttgtttcttctttggcatttttatttttttacccttTTCTTCAGAAAGTCCATCATTACAGGTTCTATCCAGCCATGTGACACTCCTGGTCCCAGCACACACCCGGGAGGCCTTTGTCCATGAGGTCAGCAACGTTCAACACACACCTGCGGAGCGGTCTGAAGTCCTACAGGCCATGGACACACTCCCACCTGAGCAGGGCAGTGACACCCTCAGCTCCCCAGCCCAAACTATCCCCCCCAAGCAGGCTGACACCCCCAATTCCCCAACCCAAACCGTTCTGCCCGATCAGGCTGACACCCTCAATTTCCCAGAAGAAACCATCCCACCAAAAGAGGGTGACATTCTCAATTTCCCAGCCAAAATCATTCCACCCAAGCAGGCTGACACCCCCAACTCCCCAGCCGAAATCATTTCACCAAAGCAGGGTGACACCCCCAGTTCCCCACTCAAAACCATCCTGTGCAAGCAGGCTGACATCCCCAATTCCTCAGAAAAAAATACCTCGCCCAAGCAGGGCAATACCCCCAATTTTCCAGCAAAATTCATTTTGCCCGGGCAGGGCCACACCCACAAGCTCTCAGCCATTCTATCCAAGCTGTGTGACACCCTAAAGTTCTCAGCCAAAACCGTTCTGCCCAAGGAGGGTGATGCCCCCAAGTCCTCAGCCGAAACCGTTCTGCCCAAGGAGGGTGACACCCCCAAGTCCTTAGAAGACACCATCCAGCCAATAGAAGGCAACCTGCAGTCAGCAGATGAAGCCATGGAGGTCCTGGAGGAGGACCTGGTGAAGGTGATCCTGAGCAAGGAAGACTTCGAGGTGGCGCTGAAGGAAGCTGGGGAGAGACTGGTGGCTGTGGACTTCTCGGCCATGTGGTGCAGGCCTTGCAGGTCAATCAAGCCCCTTTTCCGGTCCCTGTCCATGAAGCACAAGGATGTGGTGTTCCTGGAAGTGGACGCTGATGAGTGTGAGGGGCTGGCGAAAGACTGCAATATCGTTTGCGTCCCAACctttcagttttataaaaaagaagaaaaggtgggCGAATTTTCTGGTGCCCTTAAGGAAAAACTCGAGACATTCATTACAGCATTAAAGTGATTGTGTGTTCCAAAAGCATTAGGAACAGTCGGCTGTTCACAGCTTGTgattttttatttacaaaaaaagatGAGGGGTAACAAAAGTGTGTGTCCAAGTGGCACCTGCATGTGCATCAGAAACAGTAGCTCAACCCCTTCCAAAAAGCAGTCAAAGCCCTAACGCCTATTGTGACTGTGTTCTTGTTGATGGGACAGTGTTGATATTAGAATTTCCTTTGGTGGAGATATTGGAAGTCCAGTTGTCCCCTATTtttaatcttgatttttttttttcactcactcTTGAAAATTCAGCTCGTGTAATCCTAGTGGCAACGCTGGAAATTTAGACAGTTTTTCTGTAGAAGGACATGTTTTAATGATGAGTGGAAATTTCTGATGTTCACATACCTTTGGGATATCTGATAAGAAAGTAAAGAATTTGAAGGATTCACATACGTCTAACCTCCTTCATGTGCGGGAAGTGCTATGGAGGCCTCAGGAAATGTCACGGGCTCCACAAACATCTAGGGGATTCTTTGGTATCAGAGCTGAGACCAAGGCCATGTTTCCAGATTTCAAGTTCAGGCTTCTTTCTACTGATCCAGGCTCACAAAAAAGCTCAAAGCTTCTGGTTTTCTCAGACCAAGAGATTTATGGTTCAAGTTTACATTAGTGTGATCCTTGGTGCCATTATGACATCAGCAACCTAGTAGCAGAGTTCCTGCTTTGTCATCCCGGTAACTGGGTTTCTGATACCTGTTCTCAGATGtctcagagtgtgtgtgtgtatacacatatatattgcgcatatatgcatatatttaatatatacaatttggtgagtttggacatatgcatacacacgtgataccatcaccaccattgaGGTAATAAACCTACCCATCATCTGTTTCCACAACTTTCCCTGTGTGTCCCTttccttggtgtgtgtgtgttaagaacaCTTtgcatgagatctaccctcttaccACATTTTAAGTGTACTATAGCGTATCAACTACAGACACTGTGCTGTCCAGAGAATCTCTAGAACGTAGTCATCCTGGATAACTAATTTTATACCCACTGAACGACAACTCTGCATTTCCCCCCATTCCCTGTCAGCCACTGTCTTATCTTCTGCTGATCTAGAATGTTTTAAagaatttgagggcttccctggtggcgcagtggttgcgagtccgcctgccaatgcaggggacacgggttcgtgccccggtctgggaggatcccgcatgccgcggagcggctgggcccgtgagccatggccactgagcctgcgtgtccggagcctgtgctccgcaacgggagaggcccgcctaccgcaaaaacaaaacaaaacaaaagaaaacaaacaaaaaactgattcCAGTTGGGCAGCGCCAAACCGTTAATGGTTGGGGGGCTCAGCCGACAAGAGCTGGGGAAAGACTGACCCGGAGAAGGTggggaagcaaagcaaggaaatggtTGGACTGCTGCAGCCTGAAGCCTGGTTGGCTGTGATCCTCAGGTTTCAATTTCTTACCCTTGAGGCATCTCAGGCTTTGGTTTTGGTTGGCGTGCAGAGGCCACCAAAGCCCTGGAGCCACTTCTGTCTAATGAGCTTCTTGTTTAGTTGCTTTAACAAGGGCTGCAGGCCAGAGTCCTCCTGGAGCAGGCTGTGGGGTCTGGGTTACATGCCTCCTAAGGGTCTGGCTAGACGGAGGGCCTTCCTTCCCCCAGTCAATGCTTATAAGGCATATGGGGACCAGGAAAGCAGGACTCTGCTCTTCCAAattcactcagaaatgaaaaatggaaacaagagaataaaaaggtCCAAATACGAAGAACAGGATGATCCCTATTTTATTTGAAAGTGGAATAAAAAGCATAAAGTGTTGTCATTGGCTCTCTCTGtatgcatattttttctttcattctattttttcccGCTTACttataatagaagaaaaacaaacaaacaattaatAGAGTACTTTGGAGACCCCAGTTGCTTAGAAACTGCTGGGAAATACAAAATTTGGAAGGACAAAGCAAAGGGGAGTGAGCACGCTGGCCCAAGGTCACGGATGCTCTGGTGGAGTCTTTGAACGCTGAACTTAACCGCAGGTTCTGTGTTCCAGTTGTGCACTCTGGGCCTTCCCGGCTTTACAGGACAGATGATCATAGAGACTAAATCAGCAGCAGTTCTTCTTTTGGAGATGAACTGCCTTGGTGATCTTGGGTGTCGTGGGGGTAGGTGATATATTCGCTTTTTGGTGGCAAGTGACGGAAACCCAACTCAAACCTGCTCCAGCAAAAATGGAGGGAGTACTGGATCTTGAAAGTGGAGATTCTAGGGGGACAAACTGCTTCAGGTGGGTGTGAGTGTTCAAACAACAGCATCAGGACCTGATGTTCTCCACCTCTTGGCTCTGCTGCTCGTGTTGATTTTAGCATCACTTGCTTCACTGGCTTGTGAACACAGATAAAAAGTGAGCCTGTTTCCTAATAACTCAAATCAAAGTCCCTGGGAAGACTTTGACTGTCTAGTCATATGCCAATCCCTGTACCATCCTGAGTACTTGGGGGAGACCTTGCAGGCCTGGGTCAGTGCCATGAAAGCATCAAAGCTATGCAGGACcacgggggcagggggaggagggaagaggtgcTGGGCAGACTCGTGTGTCTGCTGCAGGGGATGGCGATGACGTTGGACACACTGCCTTGGACCAAGGGCTACACCAAGAATGTGGTCAGCGTCAATCAATTCCCAACCTGATAAGAAGATGCTGTGCACTTACCCAGTGCCTTTCAAACACCCCTTCTCATTTCATTGTAATCCAGTCTGATTTCCTTAAGTCTGTATCTGTAGGACTTAGAAATCAATACACTCCGTGCCTTATTCAAATGACAAGTTATCTTATGGTAACGCTTGAGTTTCACCAAAGATGGCATACGGAATATGAATCCAAAGACAGCATGAAACACTTAGCAACTAGATACTCAGAAAGAtgcaaaggatatgaacaagGTAAGACAGTTTTGGGGTCTAAGTGAtgctttagaaatttatttttctgtatgagcAATTTGATTTCACAGTGGGGATCTATACAGACTGTTCCTTGGATTCTCAACACATTTGTCTTTTTGAGGTAGAAATGTTCAAATAAATTATACTTAGCAAATATggaaaagatgtggtatattgtTGCTTAGAGAATTCCATTGTGATCTGGGGCAGGTTTTTAAGATCTTGCAAGGGAACTGTGAAATGGTACATTCTATGGAGATAGAAgttaactaaaaaacaaaataaaccaaaaagtaCAAGGAGAAGATGGCTGCAAATTCTGAAATAATAGTGACTCTTTAATCAGGAGATCCTTCAACACCCATGGTAAAAAGTGTCACCCAGGGCAACAATGACACACACTGGGATCAGCATAGCAGGGATCCAGGTAAAGCCTCACGGTTTAGGAAAATCAGGATTTTTTCAAATtctagaatggaaaaaaatgactGACGTGAATATGAAAAAATGGAAAGCGGTACACATGAAGTTAAGGTTGGTAAAAAGGCAGTGATTGAAACGGAAGAAGGTGAATtgtgaaaactgaaagaaaatgtgaTCATTCTGTCGCCTATTGATAGGAAGTGTAGTGCTTTTATGCTCACATGTTGAGTCATCTTCTTTTAGGTTAAGATGGCGACTTCAAGCAAGAGTGAGACCTGGCGTGGGAAGCTCGGAGAGGAGCAGGGTCGTTCTGGCATCGAAGGTGTCTGTGGACTTGATTGCTGCTTTCACTAAGCACCCCGGGGGGTCTCCGGCCTTCGGAGACCACTTACTGGTGGGGCTTGAGGAGGGTGGACAGAAGGGCTGCTTCTCTCTCCGTGCCCCATGGTCTTTGAAAGGCAAAGCTAAATGCAGGTCTAATGACTCATAGATCAATATCTTTCAGGGACATTAGGACAACTTGGAGGAAGTCACCAGTCAGCTAATGATTCTCAGTGCAGAAATGTCAGAAGAGGCTAGCCGCCTCCCAGAGACGGCTTTAAAGAAGATTTCCTTTAAATCATGCCAGTTAACAAGGGCCAGCCTATAGTGTGTTGTCATGCTCTCACGGACAAACAAATGACTGGAACTGGAGCAGCCTCTCAGTGAAACGATTCAACATTAGTGGATTTGAGTGAGCTCCTCCCCGTGTTCATCCCCTTAAATAATTTGATTGCTCCCTCTGAGGGTGAAATCATTCGTATGATAAAGATGATTACTTTCAAATAATCTCTGCTTTTGCatctgaggtttttaaaaaagcatttacaaAGCCAAATTATAATCCCACTTTATTTTGGATTGCTACATTCCTGTATGTCTATAGATATAAAAATGCTAGAATAAAATGGGTAGATGTATATGTTGCGTACCAGCAGCCGTTGTGTCTCCTCTTCAAGCCCCATCCATGGTACCGATTCTTTCCTTGtgtgctttaaaaagaaaggggCCAAGATTTATTATGTGTGGTTCAGACACTAAACATGTTTATAGTTGATATTCAGGTTGAAGGCAGAAAGATGGGTGCATACGTCAGAAATGAGCTCTATCCAGAACTGACAGAGAAACTGTTTCGAATGAGGTGAATATCTGGAAACCACAGGCCATCCTCTGGGAAAACTGTTTACAGGTACATGGGGTACCAAAAACTCCTCTGtttctaattaaaattaataaattgatttCTAATTCTCAGGATTCTTCTCTACCTCATTGACTTGCTTAAATGTGAGATCTTGATAACCCTTGTTTATTCTCTTGGATGGAGATTCGATGCCTTTCCAACAATTCAAGTGAAACACAACCAAACGTCCCCTCTCCAGGAGGGAAGAGTTGAGCTGACCAGCAGGGGCATGGAGAGTTCCTGAAGGTCAAGGGCAAGCAGAGGTCTCTCATCTCAGGCAGCAGAGGATGCCAACAAGCTGAAAATGAAGCAGTGAAGACGAGACCCAAGAAACCGGGAGGGGACTGCAGAAGTTTCTGAAGCCATAAGGGTGATCTGTGGGTAAAAAAGTCAGAACCTGGTTACCGGACATGGGAACAAGATGCGCTCAGGGAAGATGACGGGGCAAGGGGTGGGAAGTGGAGGAGGTTGTCACCTGGGACAACCAGGGATGAGTGGGGCACAGGTATGGTGCAGAGGTGGGTCACCCTGGGTTCAAGGGCCATAGTCAGGGTGGACAAGATCTTGGCATTTGAGTGCTGCCCTAGCTATTGCACTTACACTTATGATTTCTTAAGTAGGTCATGGGGCTACACCAGAAATCTGAAACTGTATTACTTatgaaagtttgagaaactgGATGGCTGTAACTAGATTATGTTTACCAATCTCACTCTAAATTAAGTAATAGGATGGGTGGCCAAAAAGTCCATCTGAAATACAAGATGTTTAATCCTGTAATGGGGTTTGCTGTCTTTGCTGTCCCTTGATTAAAGACAAAGCatagtttacatatatatatatgtatgtatattcttttccattatgctttaccACAgaatatcgaatatagttccctgtgctatacagtaggacattgttatttatccatcgtatatataatagtttgcatctgctaatcccaaactcccaacccttccctccctcccctcccctcccccttggcaacaacacgtttgttctctatgtctgagagtctgtttcgtagataagttcatttgtgtcatattttagattccacatataagtgatatcatatggagtttgtctttctctgtctgacttacttcatttagtatgataatctctaggtccatccatgttgctgcaaatgacattattttattcttttttatggctgagtagtgttccattgtatatatgtaccacatcttctttatccattcggaAAGATGACCTATAAATGTTCATTAACACATTCATTGGAAGGCAGACAAGGCTATAGGAAAATAGGAGATTGCAAGGTGGTGTTTGAACAGAAGGCATTTCTGGGACTTCACCCTGGATGGGTGAAAGGGTACGTGCGGGAACAGAGGAGCAGTTAGCCGAGGGGAGCTGCCCCAATAAAAAGCCACATTCCTGTGCTCAGTCCAGAATCCACTGGTGGAAGAGATGGCTAAGTccccaggaggaaggaaagaaacactGTGCGATTCCCTCAGGACTGCCCAGAGGGACCTCTGGCCATTGACTCAGGTCACTATACAATGCGGAGAAGGAGGTACCCAGACTTTCCTAGGGTTGTTGGGCCAGTCTCAGCTGACATGGATACCGGAGATCTGAAATGCCACCTGTGTGTGCCCCTCAGCCTTTCCTCACCTCAGAGTCCTGGTTTAAGGGTGCCTTACAGTTGGCCCCTTATGGCCACACATCCACCTGACAGTCATTTTCCTGGGCCATGAGTGTGTAACTGTCATCGCATAGTTTCATAAAAGAGAATGTACAATCAGGGACAAAGCATCCTTTACTACACTGCTAACATGCagtaatttatatgtaaatataaattctGGAATTTATGTACTCATTTCCACGATTACTAGGTCGTCTGGGCAGGCACAGTCTAATCACACCTTAATGTATTTCTTCTGAAACTGAACCAAACTAGTAAGATGCATGAGTGATAAACCACACATTATCCAGGCTGTACTTTATACGGAACTACAGAAACTTAAAGGACGAGTCATTCACGTTAAAATCCATAGCTCGCATCTGAATTGTGATTTCATTTCCATTCTTTAGCTTGACAGTCCTTCAAAATTCATGATTCTCTTGATCTTCGGCCAGATTAAAAATAGGAATAAGTATATCCCGTTTGCCACGTGTTCGTTTTATTTGTCTGAGCTTGTCAAATCACCTGGGCCAGGACAAAGGGGAAGAAGCATCCTGGCTGACGGCTCAGCCTGCTTGCTGACTCTCACTTGTCCTGAAGGTGAAACCGGCCAGAGCAGGGGATGGCTGCTGCAGTGGAGCCTGGATATGTGTGTCACGTGTCTTTGCCAGCAGGCTCCAGCCCTGGGGGTCAGTCACTtaaagggaggtggggggaagtaAATAGCGTGTGAAAAAGATAAGCCATGCATGTGTGTTTTCAAGGGTTCcagtagttttttaaaatcacatctgtAAGGAAGTAAAATCTTGTGAACCACTGAGGCTAGGATAAATTAAATTCCTCagagccttttttaaaaaattgaaatacagttgatttacaatgttgtgttaatttctgctgtacagcaaagtgattcagttatacatatatatacattcttttttaaaatattcttttccattatggtatatcatagaatattgaatatagctccctgtgctatagagtaggatcttgtttatccattctatatataatagtttgcatctgtctCAGAGCCTTTTAATTCCAAAGAGATCCTCCATCTGAGGAAGCAGCTCAGTGAGTGTCCATGATATAGCCATGTAATTGCATTGGATTAAAATTAAATCTACGTACTTGGCTTCAACTGCTAATAAACCTATAACAAATAGACAATGGCTAGAGCCATGGTACCAAGTAAAATGCTAAGGACATTTACAGTGTTGGATGCTTCCTCTATCACGTTGTGCTATGAACTTGGTGTACATGTTTCATGGTACAAACTCTCCAGGTGAGAGAGTCCATGGGGGTCAGTGGGGTCCGGCCATACCTCCACACTGACTTGAATGAACCGTGACTCTAGGGTCCCCACCCACCTCGCAGGtgctctggttgtggtgagtgaACGCATCACATCCATGTTTAGAATGAACTTTTCAGGTTCCTGATTGGTGACTGCTCAGGCCCCGCTAGGCTGGGTTTGTACTTAATCCTGGGGTCACCCAGCCTTCATTCGGGCTATAGGCATAAACCACTCCTTGAGGTCTACAGGTCCTTATTTATATCTGCATTAAAaggtgacccccccccccccaaatgcattcatagtcctatttttaatctCATGACTAGGAACTTAATATGCTGATGAGATATAGTCCAGACTTAGGCAACAGCACAAAGTTCAACAGGAGAACTAAAGAGAATTCCTTTGGGAGTAACTCTGCCAGATTGTGCTATTGAGTCTCCAGTGGTGACAGTTcaattttttttgatttattattttctttagataaagTTATGATTCTAGTTATCCCAAGCTATATAACCT from Pseudorca crassidens isolate mPseCra1 chromosome 12, mPseCra1.hap1, whole genome shotgun sequence includes the following:
- the TXNDC2 gene encoding thioredoxin domain-containing protein 2 isoform X2, with the translated sequence MESDEAGAPEEPEMRPVNQADMNEESPSLQVLSSHVTLLVPAHTREAFVHEVSNVQHTPAERSEVLQAMDTLPPEQGSDTLSSPAQTIPPKQADTPNSPTQTVLPDQADTLNFPEETIPPKEGDILNFPAKIIPPKQADTPNSPAEIISPKQGDTPSSPLKTILCKQADIPNSSEKNTSPKQGNTPNFPAKFILPGQGHTHKLSAILSKLCDTLKFSAKTVLPKEGDAPKSSAETVLPKEGDTPKSLEDTIQPIEGNLQSADEAMEVLEEDLVKVILSKEDFEVALKEAGERLVAVDFSAMWCRPCRSIKPLFRSLSMKHKDVVFLEVDADECEGLAKDCNIVCVPTFQFYKKEEKVGEFSGALKEKLETFITALK
- the TXNDC2 gene encoding thioredoxin domain-containing protein 2 isoform X1 yields the protein MKVLSSHVTLLVPAHTREAFVHEVSNVQHTPAERSEVLQAMDTLPPEQGSDTLSSPAQTIPPKQADTPNSPTQTVLPDQADTLNFPEETIPPKEGDILNFPAKIIPPKQADTPNSPAEIISPKQGDTPSSPLKTILCKQADIPNSSEKNTSPKQGNTPNFPAKFILPGQGHTHKLSAILSKLCDTLKFSAKTVLPKEGDAPKSSAETVLPKEGDTPKSLEDTIQPIEGNLQSADEAMEVLEEDLVKVILSKEDFEVALKEAGERLVAVDFSAMWCRPCRSIKPLFRSLSMKHKDVVFLEVDADECEGLAKDCNIVCVPTFQFYKKEEKVGEFSGALKEKLETFITALK